One Amia ocellicauda isolate fAmiCal2 chromosome 13, fAmiCal2.hap1, whole genome shotgun sequence genomic window, TAATCAGCTTCTTAGGAGAGATATTCAACCAATCTTTGATACAGAACCTGTCCAGCTGCTTCAGATTGCATCGGCAACTTGCATCGGtagactgtttttttcagttcatACCAAACATTGtctattggattgaggtctggagatTGTGATGGCCAACCAAGAATGTTAATTTGTACTCCTGTAACTATTTGGTCGTAGACCTGGATGCACAATTCAGATTGTTATAATGCAGGAAATTGAATTGGCCACAAAGCTCAATCATATTAAGATTATTATTGGTACTATCTAATATGTTTTTCTGCTGTCTTTTTCtgctattttaaaacatttgaatgggaAATATCAGTTAGCAAATCAAATGTAGGTCTCTGTTACAAAAAGGAAAGGGCTGCTATGGAAAGGTTTTAAAGATGAGTGACTAGTGTCTCAAAGAAAAAGATAGAGAATATCCCATACTTTAGTCTTTAACAGaagagattatttttttattattcaagtATTCACAGATTTGAAAGTCAACACAAAGGACTACGACAAGCTCAGTAAGGAAACAAAGACCTGATGTAACAAGTGAAAATTAAAGATAGGTGAACACAAGGCACATCTTTTAGAGTTAGATCTGAGAGGCTGGTGCTTCAAGAAACAGCTGGACAACATTCTGGGACCTCTAAAATACTAGCAACCAAACAAGCAAGATGGGCCAAACAGCCTCTTATgattgttcttatgttctattgaAGGTATTATGCGTAATCTTCAGAAAGACTGTCAAGATAATTTGTGTCGGCATAGAGTAAGAATCCAGAGAACAAGCTGTCTGCCCAGCTGGGGTCTGAAAAGAGGCCATTCTGGTCAGCGTAGAAGATCTCCAACCAGACTTCATCCTCTGGGTTTAGGTATATGACCGTAGATCCAGAAGCCACATCATGATTTCCCGTATTGGCGTCAAAGGTCTTTATTCGGTACTGGCCATTCTGCACCAGTCCTATCGCCAGGTGTTTGTTGGCTAGGgtgatgtcataggagaagTAATAAATGCCGGGGTAAGCACATATAAACTTCCCTGTGTTTGGGTTATAGTGATCGCCCTCATTGAAGAGGACTTTGTTGAATTTGATGGGTAACTGCTCCACAGGGTAACTGGTTGTGATGCCAACAGAGAAGGCAGATTTGGGTACCAGGCTGCCACACCTACATATCCCTGGTATTCCAGGCATCCCTCGCTGtcctttttccccctttttcccTGGAGGACCTTTGGGTCCTATGAAGCCAATGTCGCCATTGACACCCCCAGGTCCTCTTTTTCCAGCTGGTCCTCTGTTACCCTTCTCTCCTATTTTCCCAGCAGAACCCACCTTTCCTCTAGGACCTGAAACAGACATTAAACAGTTTTCAGATTACAAATTTGTGCcatttacatgtctttatttAAGATCAATGCTTTTAAAGTTGTGGTCCTTTCTGAGAAGCCCTTGTTATAATCTCCTCCTGAAACCAGTTTAGGTTTTAATCAGATTATGGCTCTGCAGGAACTCGATTGAggcatgtatttaatttatggtGTTTAAAAAGCTGTGAAAAGCTTCTCTCCTTCTTTTGTCCAAGCTGCAAATGTCTGAATTGCTTCTAACACAATGTGACCTGGATGAGTAAACATGAATGGAAACAAAATGAGTTGTTTCCTCAGGATAAACTACATGTTTCCATAGCAACATTTCACAAGGCCATAAAAAAGCCCTGCAACATGCGTGTTCTTTGATGCATGTCTGAGTTAATGGGGaccagattaaaaataaaatgttcatgCTGTAATGTGCATATTTTAACACATGTTGTATTGATCAGTCTGATTATTCACCCCTTTGACTGCAACATGGGGTTAAGAGTCCATATATAAATACTCCCATTCTTTGCTTTAAATATATTCCAtgcattgttttccatttttaagCACACATCTCCAttaattgtttttatctttttattattataatttattattaaatagtaTTTTTCCAACCTTCATGTTGCAAAAtcaaaccatatatatatatatatatatatatatacacacacatacacagacaggtgtcaaattaaaggaaaaaccttaaTAAATTAGtttactgcatgatacaattaagcaattaacatcctatcatgctctgcggcattaataaaaatgctgagcaggcccagttgagctcaattttggatcaagatggcaagaggaaaggatctaagtgactttgaaagaggggtcattattgaagcacgaatggcaggagcttcagtcacaaggactgctcaactggctagtgtttcaatacgaacagtgactaaagttacatctgcaaaTAGATCTGTGGGAAAGACATCaataaatagggttggaaattgtggtcgaaagcacacatttgatgaccgtgatgctcgtgcattactgtgatgtaaggaaaaaacagaagagcaactctttcccaggtgactgagaatgtcagtgcaggacgtgatcagactgtgtcagcaagaacagtccatcgAGAACTACAGagaggatattatagtagggctgcagtgcataaatccctcattacaaaaacaatgtgcaaaaaccataggcactggtctacatatatacagtactgtgcaaaagttgtgaaaaaatgctgtgaagtaagattgctttaaaaaatagatgttaatagattatatttatcaactaactaaatgcacagaagaaaaatctacatcaaatccatatttggtgtgaccaccctttgccttcaaaacagcatcaattcttctatgttcacttgcacacagtttttgaaggaactcggcaggtcgGTTGTccaaaacatcttggagaactaaccacagtccttctgtggatttaggcagcctcagttgcttctctctcttcatggaatcccagacagactcaatgatgttgagatcagggctctgtgggggccataccatcacttccaggactccttgttcttctttacgctgaagatagttcttaaggACATTCACTGTGTGTttggggttattgtcatgctgcagaatacatttggggccaatcagatgcctccctgatggtattgcatgatggataagtatctgcctgtacttctcagcattgaggagaccattcattctgacttccaccatgcttcactgttgcctgcagacactcattcgtgtaccgctctccagcccttcggcaaacaaactgccttctgctacagccaaatatttcaaattttgactcaccAGTCCAGAAcgcctgctgccatttttctgcacccagttcctgtgtttttgtgcatagttgagtcgcttggccttgtgccacgtcggaggtatggctttttggccgcaagtcttccatgaaggccacttctgaccagacttctccggacagtagatgtgtgtaacagggtcccactgttttctgccagttctgagctgatggcactgctggacatcttccgattggggagggaagtaagcatgatgtgtctttcatctgctgcagtaagtttccttggctgaccactgtgtctacggtcctcaacgttgcccgtttctttgtgcttcttcaaaagagcttggacagcacatctggaaacccctgtctgccttgaaatgtctgcctgggagagaccttgctgatgcagtataactaccttgtgtcttgttgctgtgctcagtcttgccatggtgtctgacttttgacagtaaactgtcttcagcagcctcaccttgttagctgagtttggctgttcctcacccagttttattcctcctacacagctgtttctgtttcacttaatgattgtgtttcaacctacatattgaattgatgatcattagcacctgtttggtataattgtttaatcaaacacctgactatatgcctacaaaatctctgactgtgcaagtgtacctagaagaattgatgctgttttgaaggcaaagggtggtcacaccaaatatggatttgatgtagatttttcttctgttcactcactttgcatttagttaattgataaatataatctattaacgtctattttttaaagcattcttactttgcagcattttttcacacctgcctaaaacctttgcacagtactgtatatcctAATCCATAAAACAACTAACATAAGGTGTGTTTTGTTAGAATACACTCTGTGTTATGAAACACAGTAAAGCAGCCCAATTTCAACATGCTCAAGAACGTGTTAACATGCAAATACCTGGCTCTCCCTTCTGCCctttctctcccttcctcccgTCCCTGCCATCTCGCCCCGGGAGGCCGATGCGTCCATGAGTCCCAGCAGCTCCATTGGCCCCTGGCTCACCCGGAGGCCCAGGCAGTCCAGGTACACTGCATATATACCGGGGCTGAGCTCCCTTCAGCATGTTTTCCAGCGTCTGCCCACTTACACAATAAAGTAAACCGATAGCCCCCATCAATAGTAACATTGTGGAATCtaagaggaaagaaaaagataacAATTTCAAGAAGAAAGCTGTAATACTCTTTAACGAAATCCCTGACAGAACAACTGAGATTTGAAGTCAAATGTTGCATTAGTCATTTGACtacaataattaatacaaaacaaaaaaagaaatcatgtcTAGATCTGCATCACCCAcccaaattaatattaatatttataacatctcagacatccttatccagagtgacttacagTTCACACAACAGTGCAGTAGTATaatcaatacaatatacaataagcatacatcctagtacaatgaggTAACAAGTGCGGACAACATACAATTAAGCCCCAGGTATGAGCTAAAGGGAGGGAGTCATAGGAGAAGATGCAGTAAAACATTACAAGTTCCAACAAAAAATAAGTAAGCAGGAGTAAAAGATGGCATGgtcacaggtacagtctgaacagatgtgtcttgagtaatcgccggaaggtggtcagggactctgcggtactgacctcagtgggaaggtcgttccacttAGGGGTGAGGGTGGacaaggagtgggctctggagtaAGGGGTGCGGAGAGGGGTTAAAGTGAGTTATCTGGTGCAGGAGGACCATAAGGAGTGTAAGGACTGTAAGGAGAGATGAGAGTCTGAAGGTAGCTGGGTGCTGTCTGGTCTAGACAACGGTAGGTAagagtcaaagtcttgaactggatgcctACCAAGattgggagccagtgaaggGAGTGGAGTGATGGAGTACTATGAGCAAATCGAGGCAGAGAGGATACCAGACGAGCAGTTCTGGTTGACTTGGGGCGGCTGGGCAGCAGGTAGCCAGGATGGAGTTGCAGTAATCCAGGCGGGAGAAAACCAAGTGAACCAAATACATACGGTCTCTGTCCTCAGGGGATTGGAAGTCATACATGCACTGCATATAGCTTCACATAGCGACACCAAGAACAGCAAATACACAGAGAAGTGTCTGGGAACAAGGCCTGGAGCACTGTGCAGAGCCTAAGTTTAAACCTCAAAAGGAGGCTAATATTAGTATGACATGTGAAGTaggacatttatatttttttctgtttgctcattttaaaattgtttgtATCTGTCCATCAATGTAAATGAGGCTTATGCATTCCCCAGATATactgaataaaaaatatttttacttcATTGGGAAACATTTCTATTTTCTGTTACTTCCCGAATACTTCCCGGGAGTGGTCTCAAGAACAAAACTACTATCCCAGCAAGTTTCTTTTTTGGTTCAGTTTTCTTCAgaacaggcctgtacatgtatgTACAGAAAGGTCTAATGGGAGATCAAATAAAGGTTATTGAAAGGTTTCTGAtactaaaatgcaaataaagagGAATATGAGTGCACAATTATCTAAATGAAGCATAAAACATTCAAGACGACCATTTTCCAACTTAGCCCTGGTATTTGGAGAAAAGCTTTCcaataataatcaaataatgcACAAGTCATAGCATGCATAATATAAAGTATCCTACcaactttcatttttttttattcctttcaagataaagaaataaaggacacaagataaataaaaatcacataCCATGTAACTTTCCAGCCAAAAGCTGAAACATGCAGCCAGATGTTTGTCCTTGCTAAAACATTCCCAAAAACATTGTGAGTGGCTGGAGATTTCTCCCACGGTATGATCAAAAATGCTCCcgctttttcttattttagttTCTCTGTGTCTCCAATATGTATTAAGGAAAAGAGCAAGCAGCCCTAAATCTTCAGGGTTGATCCAACAGcaacacataaacaacaaaagGTAACCCAGACCTATGATACACTTCACAGTGTGAAGAGCTTGCAGTGACTGATTAGTAGTGCATATTTTAGGAGTAACATAATAGAGTTGGAATTTGCATCATTATAAAAGCGACCAGCCTTATCATGAAATCTGAGAGCTCAAGGCTCAGTTAGGACCAGTACTACAAAACTGTGCAAAGTAATTAATTTGGCCTCGCCTTACAAGCCTTTAGTATCTTCAGGACTGCCCGTTAGATTCCCACTTTCCAGTCAGCAGTGCTCCTTGACCAGTTATAACAGCATGCTTATTGTACcaattgtatttaatgttattgttttattaaatgttcaaGAGTTCAGACAACCTCCTGTAGAAGTAGGTGGAAGAAGATAGTGTTTCAAGTAATGGAGTTGTTTTGGCCTTTATCCGCTGAGGGAACAACAGCCTGGCCAAGGGGGTGAGGCCATTGGAAACCCCCCACATCATGGATGGAGCCAAGGAGCAGAGTGAAGCATGATTATGGGTTGTCGTCCTCCTGAACATTAGTTTTAAACTCCATGTATTGGGGAAATGGAAAACTAACtggcaaataaatgaataaatcaaagtGGACTAGAATTGGAcgaataatgtgttaatttgtGTGGTTTTTCTCATTGCTAGCTTTCAGTGCACTGAGGGCAATGTCGTCTGCTGTGCCAAGTGCAGACTTTGTATAATTTACACTTGAATGAATTCAAGTcctgacaaaataaatagaatatatACATTGTTTCTGAATCAAGGAGAAGCTTCAGTTGAAATGGTAAAGACTCCTTCAGTCTCGGACTGGAGACTCCCACacacagttttttatttttattttttaagacatTTGCAACATTATTGAATGAATTATGCAGCTGTACTGTTTGAAGGTGATAAGGGTTGAACACAACCATATGTGCATGACGTGAATCATCTTTAggtaataaaatacatgtgaCTCTTATAAATCTTGATAAATCATTACAAGAATACTGTAACTTGTCATGCTTTTTCTATTGCATTTAGTTAGAAAACCTCATTCCCTTAAAtgccttaatgaaaaacatttaggCTTGTTGGCAATATTTGATTATCattgttgtttatatatatcagtgtgaATTGTTAGTAGATTCatatttgtttctgtatttttcacttaGTCATCTacacaaagaaaaaaggaaaaaaaatgaatgatttGTTATGTActttttatactgtattattcAATGTTACAATTTAGAAATTATTTCCTCATGATAAGAGCACTGTGAATTAGTGTCAAGTTAATACATTAGTTATGCTTTTATTCCAAAAATGGCAAAAGAGTCTCCCAGATCAGCAAACtgcattcattttttccagCAGTAAGGTTACACACAGCTAATTCATCGTAAATAGCTAAGTATACCACAACAAATGCAATTGTCCCTAAATTAAATGGatcatattaaaataacaacataaatgTGGAAAGAATGGGCTATGAACAAACATAAATCACAGGGAATCCTAGGcagtcaattatatatatatatgtacattttgttGGCTTGTATGCATCTAAGAATTTGTAGTACCTATGAATCCAGCATGAGGTAAAATAGTAATTTGTGAAGCTGAGTTAGAGAGGTATGTTACATGGTTTCATCTAtatgttaaaacaaacaaagagagaagaaaacaaCCTTGAAGATTTCACTTTATTGATGTAATTTGACTTCAAGCCCGGGGGTGCCATTGATGTCAGTGCCAGatgtttaaatgtttcaaaTTGGCACCCTTAATTATCCTGTCTGAGTTAATGGAATTAATTCACATGTGTCTTTTTGTAGTGTGCTGAGTTTTTCAATTTAATCTACATGAATTAAAGTTGGAGGAAAGTCTTACTAGTTTAAGCCATTTTAAtggatttaaattaatcaatgttagaaaaaaaacacattgacaaTGATGTTCCACAGTGGTAACCCTGATGCCATTTGGAAGGAATGGTGCCAAGGACTGTCTAAATACATTCCCTTGATCTAGTTATGTGTTCTgttatgaaaatatatacacagataaACATTTTGCCCAGCCTTTGGAAATAGCTGGAGTGTGTCGGGATGTTGTCCATATCCAACAATaattcatttgaaataaatgttttttggcctaataacaaaatattattggccacatttattattatttattccagTCTATTTTCTGACCTACTCTTTTACTGTGCAGCCATGTATTTcttattgtatttgattttggTGATTGACATttactgctttttattttaatgatgtaaGCAGTTTTCAGAGTGTGACAAAAAACGGTAGGGAGTTTTTTCTATAGAATTTAGGCACTGAAGTAAGTCAAATAATGAGCTAATCTGATTTTCAATTATATTTGAAGAAACATTAGTGGTGACTTATTTTTTAATCAGGAATGTGTATTTGAATTTGCATCCCAATGTTAGGCTGGCTACCAAAGATGACATCTCACATCAGACTTCTTAGGCCCTGAATCTGAATCAACTTGGAAGACTGTTTTGTCTGTCGTGATCTCATAATTGCAAATCGAAAACATCTTTGCATGCACAGTTTACAGATTACAACTGTTCACGTTGTTAAGAAAAGTCAGGAGTCCAATCGATAGCCATTCAACTTGAAACCATTTTCACTTGATTGTTCACTGATCCTCACATATCCCAAAGCAGATCTGTTACATTTTACTTTGGCTCTGCAGCAACTATTATTTATATAGCATTTTTATCTGACTGGACCGTTTCCTGCAAAACATTTCACAGGGAACCATAGCAACAAAgcttttgaaaggaaataaaccAGCTTTGCAGAGGAAAAGCAGGAGATTGGTGCAAAGTACATGCTTTTTGGAATGTATCCGTCAGCCCCATGACCTCGAAATGAATTCCTACCCAAGacagaatgtttttttatcATCTCTATTATGTTCAAGTGTAACAACAACTATACATctacatgaacatgaacatgccCATCATATTGCACAGTACCACCTGAGGAGTCTAAGGAATTCATCTAAAAGAAGGTTAAGcgaacaaaatgaaaaatcctGATGTTATCTGAATCACCAGATCAAATAATGTTTCCCATTTGAAAATTACGTGCAGCTTTCTCTACCTACCCTTTTTCTCTTTCAGCATACCTCAAACTAAAAATAACCCCTATATATAATTCGATTTGAAATGACTTGTtcttccataaataaagtaaactACACATCATACCTgacgtattttcaaatcattttgcAGAAGCAAACTGGGACTTTTTTTTCCATAATTATGACGTCAAAACAACTGAGCCAAAACAACATGCTTACTCATTTATTAGCTTGTCAACCTCAGTCCAGCAGCCAAATGAAAGCTGGCTTCATGCAGCCTCCTTTTCCCACAGAGCACACAAAGTACAAAGCATAAACACTCCTACTCTGGCAATGTACCCTAACCCTGTCTTCTAGTCACTACCTCATCCCAATTGTAAACGTTTCATCCAATCTTGTCCATCTTCAGTATGCACTGGTAGATACTTATGCAAAGAAAACATAAAGAACAGATGCATGGTGGCATACACAGCTGGATTCCCCTCCATACGAGCAGAGCGGTGGATTCAATTCATTCATAATGCATTTGGATGGAACTCCCAGTCTCGAGAGGTCAAAGGCTCAGAAACAGGATTCATGTCTAAGTGCTTTAATAACTATCTTCATTGAACGCATTTGATATAATTTGTCTGTAAAAACGACATCTAGAGTAAACAATAAATGcctaaatacaacaaaaaatgtaatgcctGGCTTTGCTTAACTAGGGGTGTCTGCAGGAAATATAAGTGTGTTGTAGAACAGGGTGCAGTTCTTACATTCATTTCAATTGCATCATTTACTTAAATGATTTatgatcacacacacatatattaggATTTCTAGCTATTACTCACAATTATGAATGTGATGCCTATAACAATTACCTGCTTAGAGACATTCAGATATGTTCTACACATATAACATCGATTGCTCTTTTTTAGCTTGTTGTCAAAGCAATATATGAATGTATGGTCCACACTGATGGGCAAATTGGACTAATCTGAAAATATGTGGCATAATGGCATAAAGAGCATTAGCCTTAATCTGGCCATTAAACTATTAGGAAATGTCCTTACCTTAATATAGACAATACATAAATCGCCTTGTTGTATTCAATGCAGTCCTCAGATGTGAGATTCGGTCTTGAGAAATCTATGTCCCCTCTCCTCTTTGAACAGAGATGTTGCGATTCCCAGCCGAAACCATGTCCTCCTCTGCCTGTCCCAGGGAACATCTGTGAACTCATATCATAGGagagcaggaattctgttctcCTTCTAGATCGTGTGTTGTAATATAAATTTCCCAGTGCAGCAATTGCAAAGTCCTACTCCACCCCCCTTTgcataaaaaaatgttaatataaaacaactGTGCTCTGGGTCAGGAGCTGTGCAGCCTGTAGTCTATTCACTGCTGCTTTTATTATATCTACAAGAAACATTTACCATTCAACACATTTTCTTACCCACCCACTTTTTGAcagctgttattattatttttttcattcttgaaacatttaaaatactgtCCACTTAAATAATTAACTGGTGAGACTagggtgttattattattattattattattattattattatatacaaacaTATGTTTAAGAGGTTTTACGTATCGCATATGAAGGTGCATagtgaataaaatattttgagTTTATCCGAAATTTAGATGAACTCAGTATGTAGAATATTCATTTCATAAGGTTGCATTAACTTACTTTTGCATTATTAGATAACAGGTTTCTAGAAGTGTAATATTCTTGCCTTGCATTTATCATAAAATGTCTGCAGTAGTGCCTGTGACATAGTCCAATTATTTCACATTACCCAGTACTGTTGAGTAAATGAAAAGAGCCAATTTAAGTTAGATTAAAAAATTAAGCTgaaaattcagttcagctgcaggTTTAGTGATTTTATGAAGTATTTGCGGTGTGATAATTGGAAAACACCTGTAATCGTTAGCAGTGCATTTGTTTGAATATTGGTGTTAAAAAAATTTGCTTCCTTTTAGAAATGTCCCTCATTTCCCCCAACAGCAGCCTGCCATATCACTGTATTTCTTGTGTTTTCACTCAGAACATTTCCAAAAATGGAACATGCATTATGAAACAGGGCTCATTAAAAGAGAAATCCCTCATAATGATGTCATTTCCCTAGAGGGTGCGCTACAGGCAGCCAGTAGTCTTTTGCGTGACTAACACTCTCCATGTGGAAGCCGGGGTTTCCAGTGTGAGTGGGCTGGGTGTAATGCAGGGTTCCACCTGCTTCTCAAACATCTGCCATCTCACTCAGTTTCACACCAAAAAAGGGGAAGAACCGTTTCAGCCAAACTCCTTTTGTGGTAGCTAAGCCCAAGTGTACCTCATAACATTGTTGAAGAGAAACAGGCTGGGAGGAGAAAGAGTTGGCTATTATTCACATTCTGTCCTCTCAGGATTTATCTGAATTTTGAATGCTGGCATAtacagtttttgtgttttttattaa contains:
- the c1qtnf7 gene encoding complement C1q tumor necrosis factor-related protein 7 isoform X2: MLLLMGAIGLLYCVSGQTLENMLKGAQPRYICSVPGLPGPPGEPGANGAAGTHGRIGLPGRDGRDGRKGEKGQKGEPGPRGKVGSAGKIGEKGNRGPAGKRGPGGVNGDIGFIGPKGPPGKKGEKGQRGMPGIPGICRCGSLVPKSAFSVGITTSYPVEQLPIKFNKVLFNEGDHYNPNTGKFICAYPGIYYFSYDITLANKHLAIGLVQNGQYRIKTFDANTGNHDVASGSTVIYLNPEDEVWLEIFYADQNGLFSDPSWADSLFSGFLLYADTNYLDSLSEDYA
- the c1qtnf7 gene encoding complement C1q tumor necrosis factor-related protein 7 isoform X1 encodes the protein MFQLLAGKLHDSTMLLLMGAIGLLYCVSGQTLENMLKGAQPRYICSVPGLPGPPGEPGANGAAGTHGRIGLPGRDGRDGRKGEKGQKGEPGPRGKVGSAGKIGEKGNRGPAGKRGPGGVNGDIGFIGPKGPPGKKGEKGQRGMPGIPGICRCGSLVPKSAFSVGITTSYPVEQLPIKFNKVLFNEGDHYNPNTGKFICAYPGIYYFSYDITLANKHLAIGLVQNGQYRIKTFDANTGNHDVASGSTVIYLNPEDEVWLEIFYADQNGLFSDPSWADSLFSGFLLYADTNYLDSLSEDYA